The genomic stretch GCTCCTACACCAGCACCCGGTGCAATGCCGTAGCCGTCTCCCAGCGGTCCGGCCGTCTGTGGAATTCCGTACCCGTCACCCAATGCTCCTGCTCCCGCGACAGCATTCCCTGGCGTCGGTGCAATTCCGTAGCCGTCGCCCAAGGCACCTGCTCCGACCCCTGTAGCAACTCCATCACCAAGCTCTGCCGCCTGCGGTAGCTCGGCCGCGTGGCCATTGCCGCCCTGCACCTGACCGAAGGGGAGGTTGCTGCTGTGCGCACCGATGGGCTCCGCGAAAGGCGGCAGCGCGGCATTGAGACCTGGGGATCCCGGCGCGCCACAGTGCTGCCCGTGGCGCCCCTCGTCGCTGGCTCGCCAGGCGAGCTCGCCGTCCTTGTCGCGGACGCGCATGTCGCCGTCGTCGACCAGCTCGAGAGTCTGGAGGAAGTTGGTCCCGTCGGTGTTGGTCTCCCCGTGCCATACCTCCTCGCTCCCGTCGAACACCTCAAGCCCGTGCCACGAGAAGAGCAGCGTGCACGTGTTCACCGTGCTCACCGGCCGGCACTCCGACTCCCACACGCTCCCGCCGCTGCCTTCGCCCTCGCCGGCTTTGACACCACCGGCCATCGTCACCTCGACGTAGCAGAAATCGGCGCCAAGCCCGCCGGCGCCCGGGACGGTGTGGGTGCGTACGAAGTAGGCGGCGTACTTGCCGGACGGAGACGTCAGGAATAGCACCGGCGGGCTGGCGTGCCCTCCTGGTGGGATGCTCGCTAGGATCTGCTGCTTGGACACGCGCTCTATCGTGCCGGTGGGCACTGTCGCCTGAACTGCGAGGGAGcaggagagaaggaggaggacggcTATGCAAGGGAGGACTTCCATGGCTGGGTAGCAAGGTAGGCCTTTACTTGTGTGCTGGGCTGCTGACTGCTTTGCGGTTCTTGTTGTGCATGGTGTAGCATGTTGAGGTGTGCATATATAGCTAAGGTGGTGATGGAGTAGGAGAGTTAGCGAGGGTTTAGATGAGCTGGAGTTAGTGCATCACCTGTTCCATTACTGCAAGCATGAGTAGGGGACTTGGTGAGGCGATTGGGTTGAATAATCCAAGCATGCTTCGAGCTAGGTCTACGATTATTGCCTCCACTTTTTCTCTGTCCCAAGAGTGGTTAGTCTGATTGGTGGAATACGTAGCATCCAGTGTGTGCAATCTTCAGAAAGTTTGTCTAACACAGGGAATTTATATATCACTCTTTTTTTTACAACTTAAGCACACTTTATTCATTGCACACAAGAGTTACATCATTTAACCGGGATTGTAAAATAATGCCCGGAGGATCATCCATCCAAACAGACAGAGATGAATTCCTAGCTGATCTAGCTAATTCATGTGCCACTACGTTTACTTCCCTTGGGATATGTTCGATCGAAATTTTGATGAACTCATATGCAATGTGGTAACAGTCATCGAACACCGCAGCTGCAACTCCATGGCTTATGGCTCCGTTCTTCATCGTCTTCACCACTTCTAGACAATCTAAACCGATAATAATCTTCACCACTTCTAGACAATCTAAACCGATAATAATCCTGTTGCAGCCGAGAGATTGATCTAGATTCATCCCTATCACTCTATTTTAACGGTCGTAATATACTGCCAATACAAAGGAGGGCACCGCTTGAATAGCGTCGGCTGGATGGATCGATTTGGCGACCCAGACAACAATGCACTGATGAATACTGTACTTGGCTGAATTGGAAAACATGATATACGGTAATTTAGATACAGTACTTCCGAGCGTTCGGAGCGCACTATCAAGATGTGTTTACATCGAGTCCAGAAGCAATGTGTATGCATTGCTGCGATTGATGGCGCCAGAAGATTGGGGACAAAAAAGATCGTCTTCGAGTCAGATTCCTCCTCGCTGGTGCAGGCCTTGCAAAGGAATGACTACGATCGCTCAGCCATCGGTGATTTGATGAAGACGGCAAAAAGGAAGTTCCGTTACAAGTTTCGACTTTCCAGTTTTTTTTTCTGCCGTCGGGAATGTAATTCTGCAGCTCATGAGCTCGCAAAGTTTAGTGTCAGGTCTCATTTGCCTGTCTGCTATTGGGAGGATTCTGCCCCCAATTGtgtaaaagatattgttgccagcgATATAGCTGTGCAAGTTGACTAATGGAATTTCTCttcccgtaaaaaaaaaaaagcaatgtgTCCACTCCCACCGTCCTGTGTCCTCAAATATGTACTTCTAGGTTGTGTCATAAGTCAAACCATTTAAGTTTGACCAATTTTATAGAAATTTACAACATCAAATTTGTATCACTGGTCGAACAGTCCAACTGGAGAAAAAAGATAAGCAAAGAAAACGTTCGTAGATCTAAAATTAGAAAGAGACCCCAAAATCACCAAGGGTATACTTCAAAGAAAAGCAAACAACCAGTCATATCTCAGGCACCTCGAATGCATCAATATACAGGCTatgaacaaacaaacaaaatatcCGGATACACAAAGAAGAGAAAAGAACCTATTATACAAACATACATAAATGACTTCCATCAATTGATGTACGATTTCCTAGCAGCTGTGACAAAGACAGAACCAGTTCCAATGCAGCTACGCGAGTCACGACTGCTGATATTCTACAAGACGAGCACAGAACTATACAAAGGGGATGTATAGCAATGACGTATCATGAGCATAATAGTGAAACATGGCGGGCTGAGTTATCCGTACCTAGCACGGTATTGGCAAGCAGTATGCTTGTTGGTATCGGTTCATCGGAATCATGTGATCCTGATACAGAAGGCTCCACCTCACGGTCATCGCCGCCTGAACTACGATCCCCATCATCTCTGGGACGGTCATCAAAACTGTTTCCATCCTTGTGATCGTTTGAGCTGCCGGAGCTACCACCACGTGTGAAACCCTGGACCAGATCTGGTCTTGGTTCCACTCCAACTCGCCTCATGTGTAGCTGCCAGTGTTTTCCGATTTGTTCTTCAAATGTCCGCATTAACAATTAAAAGGAATAGAAGATAATCGACAATACCTGAAGGTACAAAGTAACTTCATCTGGACGTGACAAGAAGGGAAAATCACCACCACTCCTCAGTACTGCACGTCTTGCACTAGGGTACCTTTCATTCACTTGGTCCTTCAACTGCTGAGGAACAGCAGAGTAGTCGTTTGTCTGTGCATAGATGTTCACTGAACATAGTTATCATACAAGGGGTGTTGGAGTGTCAAAACTAATGGATTGTAGAAACAATCACTCTTTGCAGTCCTTATCGATTGACGGTTTCAAATGCATAGGTTGTTGTATGGTACGTAAAGTTTAGCATGTTTATCTCTCAGCCATACATAGTCACAGAGGTTAAGAATTGATGTATCAATCTTACTTAAACCAAAGACCACAGCAAAACTATTACAGGAAATCGATGGAATGTtgtaaaataataaagaagaactTTAGGCTGTACTGTGTAAGGTTCAGTTTACTTGAACTTAGGTACTTACATCCATTATAGTGATGAAGCAATCATGTAGCGACAATGGTCCAACTGATGCAACATTAACATTTAACATCAACCTTGAGGAAAGGTCTTCTCTTGATAATGTCTCTACCTGACATGCAGAAGTTTAATTACAAAATGAGAAACTAGGAACAGATAGAAGGGCATCAAGATCGATTCCTCAGATTACTTAATATTTAATATAACATGCATAAGTGTCAAACGAGATACAACCTGACCCACAACAAAATCGACAGAATCAGCAATGAACGGTTCATGTGGACCATCTTGGATTCCTGTCAAGAGGTACCTCTTCAGCAAAAACGAAGGGGTCCAATTGAGACTGCAACATAAAAGAGTTACTGAGATAGAATGATTGAATGTTATTTACATCCAGCAATAAAGTATGATTTTTACAGGCAAAAATATGAACATAAACATTAGCTAATGTTGCAAGAAAGAAGCATTTTCAGAAAAACAATATTAATTTGGACGACATGAGCTTCCCTGTAGCCGTTACGAACAGCCAATGTGTATTTCCAACTAGCATAATCCGGACAATGGAGTTGGATTCTCTTTGAACTTTAAAAAAAAAGTGTATTTACCAGATGCAACTTCCTTTTCTTTGTAGCTAAATATTTGTTTTTTGCAAAATAACATATTCCACGACAGAATAAAATATGGTCAATAACTTCTCAATTAGTTCTTGATTATATAGAATAAATTAAAGATACACAACTCAAAAGCCTTAAGGTAATTTAATACACATATCTGGTCATCTTGCAGACAGTGGTGCAATATTGTCAGGTTTAAGTGAAGCTATGCGAAGTTTATAATTGCCTCATGAAAAATGGATGAATGGATGTTTTTCCTTAATGATCAATTGTACTAAGTAGTTCATGCCCATT from Lolium rigidum isolate FL_2022 chromosome 4, APGP_CSIRO_Lrig_0.1, whole genome shotgun sequence encodes the following:
- the LOC124706653 gene encoding PE-PGRS family protein PE_PGRS16-like; translation: MEVLPCIAVLLLLSCSLAVQATVPTGTIERVSKQQILASIPPGGHASPPVLFLTSPSGKYAAYFVRTHTVPGAGGLGADFCYVEVTMAGGVKAGEGEGSGGSVWESECRPVSTVNTCTLLFSWHGLEVFDGSEEVWHGETNTDGTNFLQTLELVDDGDMRVRDKDGELAWRASDEGRHGQHCGAPGSPGLNAALPPFAEPIGAHSSNLPFGQVQGGNGHAAELPQAAELGDGVATGVGAGALGDGYGIAPTPGNAVAGAGALGDGYGIPQTAGPLGDGYGIAPGAGVGAFGDVAGQGEAVTAAGAGGGVAGTTGFGSQPLVDNSPYDSAACKDGRGAYLAAIGAAVFVSAMALGF
- the LOC124649899 gene encoding maspardin — protein: MRFALLRFAVRPPSLLRSAADGLREMTGLGGGSGAAAAPGDYVYFKSVVPLHKISIGSKLWRYYDFGPKAVQPLICIPGIAGTADVYYKQIMSLSMKGYRVISIDVPQVWNHHEWIHSFEKFLDSMNIHHVHIYGTSLGGFLAQIFAQQRPRRVKSLVLSNTFLETHKFAAAMPWSPVLNWTPSFLLKRYLLTGIQDGPHEPFIADSVDFVVGQVETLSREDLSSRLMLNVNVASVGPLSLHDCFITIMDTNDYSAVPQQLKDQVNERYPSARRAVLRSGGDFPFLSRPDEVTLYLQLHMRRVGVEPRPDLVQGFTRGGSSGSSNDHKDGNSFDDRPRDDGDRSSGGDDREVEPSVSGSHDSDEPIPTSILLANTVLGTDNSARHVSLLCS